The following proteins are encoded in a genomic region of Arachis ipaensis cultivar K30076 chromosome B02, Araip1.1, whole genome shotgun sequence:
- the LOC107625658 gene encoding dynamin-related protein 12A-like isoform X1, which yields MWQVKFHCEEMAATTEMSMSLFKGVTIWQEISDETDRETGRSKGISSVPIHLSIYSPHVVNLTLVDLPGLTKVVVEGQPDSIVQDILPSTPSCFGN from the exons ATGTGGCAAGTGAAATTTCATTGCGAAGAGATGGCAGCGACGACAGAAATGTCAATGTCTTTGTTCAAAGGAG tTACTATTTGGCAAGAGATCTCTGATGAGACTGACAGAGAAACTGGTCGCTCCAAGGGCATTTCTTCTGTTCCTATCCATCTTAGTATCTACTCCCCTCATG TTGTTAATCTAACACTGGTTGATCTTCCTGGACTTACAAAAGTCGTCGTTG AGGGTCAACCAGATAGCATTGTGCAAGACATTCTACCAAGCACTCCTTCCTGCTTTGGCAATTGA
- the LOC107625658 gene encoding dynamin-related protein 1A-like isoform X3, translating into MWQVKFHCEEMAATTEMSMSLFKGVTIWQEISDETDRETGRSKGISSVPIHLSIYSPHVVNLTLVDLPGLTKVVVGYYRGSTR; encoded by the exons ATGTGGCAAGTGAAATTTCATTGCGAAGAGATGGCAGCGACGACAGAAATGTCAATGTCTTTGTTCAAAGGAG tTACTATTTGGCAAGAGATCTCTGATGAGACTGACAGAGAAACTGGTCGCTCCAAGGGCATTTCTTCTGTTCCTATCCATCTTAGTATCTACTCCCCTCATG TTGTTAATCTAACACTGGTTGATCTTCCTGGACTTACAAAAGTCGTCGTTG GTTATTACAGAGGGTCAACCAGATAG
- the LOC107625658 gene encoding dynamin-related protein 12A-like isoform X2 encodes MHFPMKKFTEFVTIWQEISDETDRETGRSKGISSVPIHLSIYSPHVVNLTLVDLPGLTKVVVEGQPDSIVQDILPSTPSCFGN; translated from the exons ATGCATTTTCCAATGAAGAAGTTTACTGAGTTTG tTACTATTTGGCAAGAGATCTCTGATGAGACTGACAGAGAAACTGGTCGCTCCAAGGGCATTTCTTCTGTTCCTATCCATCTTAGTATCTACTCCCCTCATG TTGTTAATCTAACACTGGTTGATCTTCCTGGACTTACAAAAGTCGTCGTTG AGGGTCAACCAGATAGCATTGTGCAAGACATTCTACCAAGCACTCCTTCCTGCTTTGGCAATTGA